Proteins encoded together in one Pseudomonadota bacterium window:
- the amrB gene encoding AmmeMemoRadiSam system protein B — protein MSNVRLAAVAGHFYPDDPEELRKRVCGYLAAAAALPDVPLPDRPPRAIIAPHAGYVYSGPVAASAYTSLIPARTSVRRVVLLGPSHRVYLKGLARSTAECFRTPLGDVPLDDSARLPALPEVSPNDRAHFAEHSIEVHLPFLQVVLERFTIVPLVVGEASADEVGEVIYRLSGDPETVVVVSSDLSHYLDYPTATRRDRETTLAIEARRTDLAPEQACGSVPINGLLHYARRMQLTVTTLDLRNSGDTAGPRHQVVGYGAYAIH, from the coding sequence CGGTTGGCGGCGGTGGCCGGGCATTTCTACCCGGATGACCCCGAGGAACTGCGTAAGCGGGTTTGCGGCTATCTGGCCGCGGCGGCGGCGCTGCCCGATGTACCGCTGCCCGATAGACCGCCAAGGGCCATCATCGCGCCCCACGCCGGCTATGTTTACTCCGGCCCCGTGGCGGCCAGCGCCTACACGTCTCTGATCCCCGCCCGGACCAGCGTGCGCCGGGTGGTGCTCCTGGGTCCCTCGCATCGCGTCTACCTCAAGGGCCTGGCGCGGTCCACCGCGGAGTGCTTCCGGACGCCTCTCGGGGACGTACCGCTCGATGACTCGGCCCGGCTGCCGGCGCTCCCCGAAGTCAGCCCCAACGACCGGGCGCATTTCGCCGAACACAGCATCGAGGTCCATCTGCCGTTCCTGCAGGTGGTCCTGGAGCGCTTCACGATCGTCCCCCTCGTGGTGGGAGAGGCCAGCGCCGACGAGGTCGGCGAGGTCATCTACAGGCTCTCCGGCGACCCCGAGACCGTGGTGGTGGTCAGCTCCGATCTGAGCCATTATCTGGACTACCCGACCGCAACCCGCCGCGACCGGGAGACGACGCTCGCCATCGAGGCCCGGCGCACCGATCTTGCGCCCGAGCAGGCCTGCGGCTCGGTACCCATCAACGGCCTCCTGCACTACGCGCGGCGCATGCAGCTCACGGTGACGACCCTGGACCTGCGCAACTCCGGCGATACCGCCGGACCCCGGCACCAGGTCGTCGGTTATGGGGCCTATGCGATCCACTAG
- the amrA gene encoding AmmeMemoRadiSam system protein A, whose translation MAKRDHATGFHGLSAPLRRRLADIAWASIRHGLAHHRSVDLTGQAFPPRLRTHQSAFVTLHHGDTLRGCVGSIEACRPLAEDVAANAYAAAFEDPRFEAVRAEELPDLAVHIAVLSATTVIAFASEQDLCAKLRPGVDGIVIEQGERRATFLPAVWDTLPDRVEFLRELRRKAGIPPADGWLDLRVWRYTVDSFAA comes from the coding sequence TTGGCCAAGAGAGATCACGCCACCGGATTTCACGGTCTCTCCGCGCCGCTACGCCGCCGGCTGGCCGACATCGCCTGGGCATCGATCCGTCACGGGCTCGCGCACCATCGCTCCGTGGATCTCACGGGCCAGGCATTTCCGCCCCGCCTGCGGACGCACCAGAGCGCCTTCGTCACCCTGCACCACGGCGACACCCTCCGGGGCTGCGTCGGGAGCATCGAGGCCTGCCGCCCGCTGGCCGAGGACGTGGCGGCCAACGCCTACGCCGCCGCCTTCGAGGACCCGCGCTTCGAGGCCGTGCGCGCCGAGGAGCTTCCCGATCTTGCCGTCCACATCGCCGTCCTGTCCGCCACCACGGTCATCGCCTTCGCGTCGGAACAGGACCTCTGTGCAAAGCTCCGCCCGGGCGTCGATGGCATCGTCATCGAGCAGGGGGAGCGGCGCGCGACCTTTCTACCGGCGGTCTGGGACACCCTCCCGGACCGGGTCGAGTTCCTTCGCGAGCTGCGGCGCAAGGCGGGCATCCCGCCCGCCGACGGATGGCTGGACCTCCGGGTCTGGCGCTATACGGTGGATTCCTTTGCCGCATGA